The sequence GAGATCTCGCGCAAAGTCACGCGCATCCAGGACCAGAGTCTGAGTGACTACCAGATTCGCGATCTGAACGATGAGATCAACAAGCTGATGCGAGAGAAGTGGATGTGGGAGGTGCAGATAAGGAACCTGGGTGGTCCCAACTATACGCGTGGAGGTGGGAGGGTGTATGATGAAGATGGGAGAGAGATACCTGGTGGTGGGAAGGGTTATAGATATTTTGGGAGAGCGAGGGAGTTACCCGGTGTGAAGGAGATGTTTGAGGCTGCGGCGAGGAAGAGAAGTGCGGACGAGTTGGAGGACTCGGGTGGAGGGCAGAATGAGATGTTAAGGAAGCATGTCGACGCTGCGTATTTCGGATATGGGTtggaggaggaagatggTACGCTGCTCGCATACGAGGttaagaaggagaaggaggcgTTTGAAAATATGTTGAAAAGAGGGGACGGCCCCGTCGACGAGGGTTGGCAGCCTCTCCCTGGGGATGGGGGCGATGGCGTCGAATGGAGAGTGCCTACAATGGACGAGGTCCAGGAAGAGTTGGTGGACAGACGAAGACGAAAGTTACTGGATAAAATCCTTTGACACATTTGATATTCTGGGGCTTTGGATCTGTGATGATTCCCTTTGGCTTTCTGCATGGTTTGCGGATGGAGTTGGgcatctttttcttgttcgCTATGACCTGTCTATTATACAATTTTCATAATTCATCAATGTATTTTTACACCACATAAAAtttccaaagaaaacagtaatgggtatatatataaaaCAATAGTGAGAAAGTAGATCAAAAGGATCGCGTCACAATGGAGGTTATATCACACTCATAGTGGAAGTCGGCTGCTCCTCCGTGTCGATTTTGTCGTCCGCAAACATCTCCTTGAAAGTTTCCTGCCACTCTCGTCGCTTGACTGTGGTAATGGACAATACATCATCCATTACAAAGTATTTGAATTTCCCTTCTCGCCACATATGATTGAATTTTCGGGACGCCATATTGATATCGGGCACGCCCCCCTTCGCCAAGCAGCCAGACTTCAAAGCGAATGCATTGAGCAACTCCATGATATCATTCGTGGGCTCGCAGTATTTCCGGTATGCATATGGTTTGTTCTTGTTAATATGGTATAGGAGGTAATCCGAAATTGTGAGATCGGAGACCAGGGACCTCTTGATAATCCCACACGTTGCGAGCTTGACCATGCTCTCCGGCTCGGCAACGTATGGGACGAAGACACCAGGGGTGTCATATACATACATCCCGCACTGTTTCCTGTTAAGGACCTTAATAGGACTGCCGACCTTTCTTGTAACTCCCGGCTCATCGCCAGTGCTGGCAGCTTTCGACATGGACGGCAGGTCCATGCATTGTTGTCGAAGGTAATTGATAAATGAGGACTTTCCAACATTCGGCATCCCCACAACCAACATCCTATAGCCGGTCACCTGGTCTTGCGCGAGAGGTATTGTCCGAAGGTATTTAATGAAGGGCGCCATGGAGCTTTTCGAAAACTTGTCAACGACAAACACTTTCGACGTTCGCTTATCCCAGCGAAGAACCTGGCTCTCTATCTGTAAAGGACAGAGCAAGAAAAACATTCAATGCATTAGCCGCGCCAGTCCTTTattctcaaaaaaaaaaaaaaaaaagaaaaaagaaagaaaaagcatgCTGCCGCAAGACACCTTTTGCATCGCAAGTTTCCGGTCCCCGGCCAGATCTCGTTTTGTATAGATTATCGTCCGCTTCTTATCCCCTAATACATGTTCAAAGAGCGGATTTATTGAAGTAAACGGTATCCGAAAGTCACGGCACTCAATGACATGGTCGATCGAGTCTAGCATGGAGCGCATTCTCCTGAGGCCGGCTCGGTGATGACCTAGGAAGTAGGAGCGCGGAATATTCTCCGACACGTTGAAGACCTGACGAGGGACGAAAGTCGACCCCATCTTTGGAAGCTAACCAACACAATCTTtagtaataataaaaaaaaaaaaaaaaaaaaaaaaaaaaaaaaggaaaatgcaAAGAATGGACCTTATCCGTGGCTTAAACGACTTTGTCGTCGCTGCCGTTGTTCAAAAAAAGTTGCTTGATACCCGGAGAATAATATCCCCGAAGACGGCAGAAAAGAGCGGTCAAAGCTCGGCAGATCCACTGCGCCGCTCTAGCAGCCGACGCCCGCAGGCTTGGCAGATCTCTCCGCCACAAATAATACCTGCTCCACCTAGTTctgagtacggagtatatctAAGCGGATAACTATTC is a genomic window of Coccidioides posadasii str. Silveira chromosome 3, complete sequence containing:
- the ISY1 gene encoding NineTeen Complex (NTC) component (BUSCO:467959at4751~EggNog:ENOG410PKY9~COG:A) codes for the protein MARNSEKAQSMLFRFRAAQAADLGILDIGRTRRPKAITSVDSIPICEKWRGQVLKEISRKVTRIQDQSLSDYQIRDLNDEINKLMREKWMWEVQIRNLGGPNYTRGGGRVYDEDGREIPGGGKGYRYFGRARELPGVKEMFEAAARKRSADELEDSGGGQNEMLRKHVDAAYFGYGLEEEDGTLLAYEVKKEKEAFENMLKRGDGPVDEGWQPLPGDGGDGVEWRVPTMDEVQEELVDRRRRKLLDKIL
- the MTG1 gene encoding Mitochondrial GTPase (BUSCO:331022at4751~EggNog:ENOG410PK4S~COG:S~BUSCO:9982at33183) — its product is MGSTFVPRQVFNVSENIPRSYFLGHHRAGLRRMRSMLDSIDHVIECRDFRIPFTSINPLFEHVLGDKKRTIIYTKRDLAGDRKLAMQKIESQVLRWDKRTSKVFVVDKFSKSSMAPFIKYLRTIPLAQDQVTGYRMLVVGMPNVGKSSFINYLRQQCMDLPSMSKAASTGDEPGVTRKVGSPIKVLNRKQCGMYVYDTPGVFVPYVAEPESMVKLATCGIIKRSLVSDLTISDYLLYHINKNKPYAYRKYCEPTNDIMELLNAFALKSGCLAKGGVPDINMASRKFNHMWREGKFKYFVMDDVLSITTVKRREWQETFKEMFADDKIDTEEQPTSTMSVI